TCCGTTGACCGGCGACCGACCGCTCTCCTAGCGTGGGGACCAGATGAGGCCCCGGGCCCGTCGACGCGACACGGGCAAGGGGAAGGCACGTGTCGTCGAGGCGGGCCAGGGGCCTCTTCTCATGCAGGACCGGGGCTCAGCGACCGGTGAAGCGAGGCGCACGCTTCTCGCGGGCGGCGGCGATCCCCTCCTGCAGGTCGGCCGTGGCGAGCGTCAGCGGCTGCGCCATCGCCTCCCACTGCAGCGCCGCCTCGGCGTCGGCGTGGCCGCCGTCGCGCAGCGCCAGGGTCGTCAACCGGGTCGGGATAGGTGCGTTGCCCGCGATGGTGGTGGCGACCGAGACCGCCTCGTCGAGCAGGGACTCCGGGGCGAGCACCCGCGAGACCAGCCCCAGCCGCAGCGCCTCGTCCGCGTCGACCACCCTGCCGGTCAGCAGCAGGTCGCGCGCGTGGGCGTGGCCGATCGCCTCGGGCAGCAGCCAGGTGCCGGCCATGCCGGGGTGCATCCCCAGCCGGACGAACGGCACGCCCAGTCGCGATCCGGCCGCGGCGTACCGCAGGTCGCAGGCCAGGGCCAGGCACAGTCCCGCTCCGATCGCGGCTCCGTTGACGGCCGCGATGGTCGGCACCTCGAGCCGGCGGATCGAGAGCCAGGCGCGGTAGAAGGGCAGCATCCGCGTCCGCAGCTCGTCGACGGTCGCGTCCGGCTCGCTGGCGATCCAGGAGGTGTCGCCGCCCGAGCAGAACGCCGACCCCTCCCCCGTCACCACGACGGCGCGGAGGGAACGGTCGGCCGCGAGCTCGTCCACGGCGGCGACCCACGAGGTCGTCATCGGCTCGGACATGGCATTGCGCTGGTCCGGGTTGTCGAGGGTCAGGACGGCGACGCCCTCGGCGGGCCGCTCGAGTCGCAGGTGGGTGAGGTCAGGCATGGGCCGAGGGTAGTGAGCCACGCCCGGACGCGCGGTGGGCCCCCTCGGGGGCCTCGGTGCCGTAGGGTCGGAAACGGTCCGGGGTGCGCCCCGGCCCCCGGCGGGCTTCCCCCAGGGCCTCCCGCCGCGACGACCGTACAAACGAAGAGCAAGGAGGCCGTCATGGCGGAGACCTGGAGCGGCGAGTTCTACTGCGTCAAGTGCAAGGAGAAGCGCGAGGCGGAGGGCGAGGTCAAGGTCAACGACAAGGGCACCCGCATGGCGAAGGCCGTGTGCCCGGTCTGCGGCACCAACCTCAACCGCATCCTCGGCAAGGGCTGACGCCCGCCGATCTTCTCGTCGACGGCGACCCCTGCCCGGCACCCGGGCAGGGGTCGCCGTTCGCACGCCCGGGCCCTGTGGACGACGGGCGCCACGTCTCGCCCGGCTGTGCCAAGGTGCCGGCATGCCCGAGCACGCCTCGCGAGCCCCGCTGCGACTCCGGCCCGGGGTGCGCGTCAGCCGTCGCGGCGCCGGCCAGCTCCAGGTCGGCCTGCACGCCGACCGACGGCTGGTGCTGCCCGACACCGATCCCGTGCGTCGGCTGCTGCGCAGCCTCGGCCAGGGCCTCGACCCCGCCCACGTCGACCCGGAGTCGGTGGCCACGGTCGGCTGCCTCCTCGACCGTGACCTGCTCGAGACCGTCGACGCCGCCGTGGTGCGGCGGCGGCTCCGCGAGACCGCCGGGGTGGCGGTCGTGGCCGAGGACCCGGTGCGTGCGGCAGCGGTCCGGGCGGCGCTGGCCGTCGCCGGGCTCGCCCCACCCGGTCCCCACGAGCCGCCGACCATGACCCTGCTCGTCCGGACCGGCGCCGAGCCCCGGCGCGCGGACCTCGACCACGCGGTGCAGACCGACCGCGCCCACCTGCCCGTGACGGTGGTGGCCGGGCGCGCTCGACTCGGCCCGCTGGTCGTGCCTGGTCTGACGGCCTGCGTGCGCTGCGTCGACGAGCACCTCACCGACCGCGACCCTCGTCATCCCCTGGTGCTGGAGCAGCACCACGACCCCGATCCCGGCGACGTCCCGGCGCCCGAGGTCCTGCAGCTGGCGCTGGGCTGGGCGGTGCGTGACCTCGCCACCTGGGTCGACGGCGGCCGCCCGGTCACCTGGTCGGCGACGGTCGAGCTGTGCGACGACGGCCCCCGGACCCATGGCTGGCGGCGACACCCGCGCTGCGGCTGCGCCTGGGGCGACCTGGTGGCCGGCTGAGCGACCGGCTCACCACCACTCGCTGTCGAGCTTGCCCTCCATCGCGCGCAAGTTGGCGCGCGAGCACTCCTCGCAGTAGGTCCGCGGGCGTCCGTTCTCCACGGCGAAGCTCCACGTGAGCGTGTTGGCCTCGTCCGTCTCGTGGCGGCCACAGAAGTCGCAGGTGGTCACGCCACTCAGGGTAACCCTGCGCGGGCGACCAACTCCGGACATGACAGGAGCCGGACACGGCGCCTCTCGGCGCCGGTCCGGCTCCTGCCTCTCGACTCACCCAGCGATCAGGGTGGAGGTGGCCCCCGTCGTACGGTCGGCCGCCGGCTCCCTCAGATCGCGCGGGCGAGGGCGAGGCGTGCCTGCCGCGCGGCCTTCTCGGCCTTGCGGCTCACGCGACGGGCATGGGCCACGTGGTGGGCCCGTCGCATCTGCTGCGCCTCTCCCAGGCGCACGGACATCTGTGCCCGTGCCAGGTCTTCGTTCATCAGGTCCATCTCATTGCTCCGGTTCTTCGATGTGGTCATGGTGTGGTGCTGGATGCCTCTCGGCTCGGCGGGTGGGTCAGGCTGCCTGGTTCTTGCGGGGCCTGCCGCGAGGCCGCTTGCGCGGGATCACGACTCCCTGCAGGAAGAGCTCGCCGCCCCAGACCCCCCACGGCTCACGGCGCTGCTTGGCGCCGGTGAGGCAGAGGTCGCGCACGGGACAGTCCGTGCAGAGGATCTTGGCGAACTCCACGTCCTGCGGGGACTCGGCGAACCACAGCTCCGGGTCGTTCACCCGGCAGGGCAGCTGCTCCTCGTCCACCTCCCCGGCGGCGTCGTGCAGGCCGCCGAGTCCGTTGCTGAGGGTGGCATCGGTCATCCCATCAGTGCGGTCGAGAACGCTGATGGTCATCGTTGGTCACCTCCTACTGAGTCTGATCGCTGGTGTGGTGCGGAAACAGAAAGGCCGCGGATCCCGGGTCTCGGGTCCGCGGCCTGGAGGCTGCCGATGCTGGTGGTGTCAGCTGGTCGGTGGACTCCAGGCGGTGGAACCCGGGAACGTGCCCTGGGCGAGGACATCGCCGGCCACGTGCCGGTCGCGAACGACGTACGTGGGAGCGATGCAGATCGCGCCGGCGGGCGCCATGCCGAAGGCCGCGTCGGCGCGGGTGCCAGCGAGGGCAGCCGTCGTCGAGGCGGAGGTGGGCAGGGCAGAACCGGACGGGATCTGAGCCGTCATCGGGATCATCGTGTTGATCATGCGTGCCACCTCCTTCGGCGTGTAGGGCGCGAACCGTGCCAAGGTCCTGTGCGCGACGGGTTGTGAGAGAGAAGTTACCGGTTCATCCGCGTAAGGGGCAAACTATTTTCTGGGCATTTCCTGACTTTTTCCGTCGACCTCCTGCCACTCTCCGCCAGCGACCCGGCGGTCAGGCGAGCAGGCCCAGGACCTCGTCGCCGTAGCGCTCCAGCTTGCTGCGACCCACCCCGCTGATCGCGAGCAGGGCGCTCTCCGAGGTGGGCTTGTGCTCGGCGATGAGCTGCAGGGTGGCGTCGGTGAAGACGACGTAGGCGGGGACCTCGTCCTCGCCGGCACGCGTGCGGCGCCAGTCACGGAGCCGCTCGAAGAGCTCCTCGTCGTAGGAGGCCGGGCAGTCGTCGCAACGGCCGAGCTTCTTCTGGGCGGCGGTCGAGAGCGGCTTGCCGCACTCACGGCAGTGGACGGCCCGCCGCCGCTTGGGCGCGGCCTGCGGCCGCTCCTGGGCGGGGAGCATGGCGGTCACGAACTGGGAGGGGCGCCGGTTGGGGCGGCCGCCTGGGTTGCGGGCGAGGCTCCACGAGACCGCGAGGTGGAGCCGGGCCCGGGTCATGCCGACGTAGAGGAGGCGGCGCTCCTCCTCGATCTCGGCAGGGGTGTCGGCGTGGCTGAACGGCAGCGTGCCGTCCTGGATGCCGGTGAGCATCACGGCGTCCCACTCGAGCCCCTTGGCCGCGTGGAAGGTGGTGAGGGTGACGCCGTCGGCCACCGGGGCGTGCTGCTCGGCGGCCCGGCGGTCGAGCTCGTCGACGAAGGCGCCGAGGTCACCACCCTCCCCCGCCGCGAACTCCACGGCTTGGTCGACCAGGGCCTGCCAGGACTCCCACCGGTCACGGACCTGCCCACGCGAGGACGGCGGCTCCGGGCTCCAGCCGAGCCCCGCCAGCGT
This genomic interval from Nocardioides euryhalodurans contains the following:
- a CDS encoding WhiB family transcriptional regulator; amino-acid sequence: MTISVLDRTDGMTDATLSNGLGGLHDAAGEVDEEQLPCRVNDPELWFAESPQDVEFAKILCTDCPVRDLCLTGAKQRREPWGVWGGELFLQGVVIPRKRPRGRPRKNQAA
- a CDS encoding DUF5679 domain-containing protein; the protein is MAETWSGEFYCVKCKEKREAEGEVKVNDKGTRMAKAVCPVCGTNLNRILGKG
- a CDS encoding enoyl-CoA hydratase/isomerase family protein — its product is MPDLTHLRLERPAEGVAVLTLDNPDQRNAMSEPMTTSWVAAVDELAADRSLRAVVVTGEGSAFCSGGDTSWIASEPDATVDELRTRMLPFYRAWLSIRRLEVPTIAAVNGAAIGAGLCLALACDLRYAAAGSRLGVPFVRLGMHPGMAGTWLLPEAIGHAHARDLLLTGRVVDADEALRLGLVSRVLAPESLLDEAVSVATTIAGNAPIPTRLTTLALRDGGHADAEAALQWEAMAQPLTLATADLQEGIAAAREKRAPRFTGR